From the genome of Geitlerinema sp. PCC 9228, one region includes:
- a CDS encoding MFS transporter → MQDKLHPTVKFAYGAGVMGGAMTTNILAFFALFFLTNVAGLDPALAGSVLLVGNIWDAFNDPLIGTLSDRCDRFLPPNIIHRWGKRYPWMLAGGISLGIAFFLVWFIPPFEKDWQMFAYYSFVAILFFSAYTSVMLPASALAPELTRDYDERTSLMSFRSAFSIGGGMCGLLLAKSIFAVMATGPERYLVLGAIGGMFAIVPTYFSIWGTYPRFQKVRYQQPPQDAKRLPFKQQVKTILSNRPYLLVIGIYLCSWLAAQLTASILPYFVVNWMKLSENHLVQAAIAVQGTALAAVFGWSVIGRRFGKKIVYLLGVPLWLIAQVGLLLLQPDSVGWMYFFAVMVGIGLSTAYLVPWSMFPDVVDYDELLTGERREGIFYGFTVFLEKLGTAIALFLVGRILAIAGFISIPRGETAPPPQPESAMLAIRLIISPLPAILLIFGLILAYFYPISREVYQEIYLKLMARRRGEEREWDLGSWDSGIGRRKRKRKS, encoded by the coding sequence ATGCAAGACAAACTCCATCCCACCGTTAAATTTGCCTATGGTGCTGGCGTTATGGGTGGGGCCATGACCACCAATATTTTAGCCTTCTTTGCTTTATTTTTTCTGACCAATGTTGCTGGTTTGGATCCTGCCTTAGCAGGCAGCGTCTTGCTGGTTGGCAATATTTGGGATGCCTTTAACGATCCCCTCATTGGCACCCTCAGCGATCGCTGCGATCGCTTTTTGCCTCCCAACATTATCCACCGCTGGGGAAAACGCTACCCCTGGATGCTGGCTGGTGGCATTTCCCTGGGAATTGCCTTCTTTCTGGTGTGGTTTATTCCCCCTTTTGAGAAAGATTGGCAAATGTTTGCCTACTACAGTTTCGTTGCTATTTTGTTTTTCAGTGCCTATACCTCAGTCATGCTACCAGCTTCGGCTTTGGCACCGGAACTCACCCGAGACTACGACGAACGTACCAGTTTGATGAGCTTTCGTTCTGCCTTTAGCATTGGTGGTGGCATGTGCGGTTTGCTACTGGCAAAAAGCATATTCGCTGTCATGGCAACTGGACCGGAACGCTATTTGGTCTTGGGGGCCATTGGCGGCATGTTCGCGATCGTGCCGACTTATTTTAGCATTTGGGGCACCTATCCGCGATTTCAGAAAGTACGCTACCAACAGCCTCCCCAAGATGCCAAACGGTTGCCCTTCAAACAGCAAGTGAAAACAATTCTCAGCAACCGTCCCTATTTATTGGTTATCGGTATCTATTTGTGTTCCTGGCTGGCAGCGCAACTAACCGCTTCGATTCTGCCTTATTTTGTGGTTAACTGGATGAAACTATCGGAAAATCACTTGGTGCAAGCCGCCATTGCCGTTCAGGGAACCGCACTGGCAGCAGTATTTGGTTGGAGTGTCATCGGCAGGCGTTTTGGGAAAAAGATCGTTTATTTGCTGGGGGTTCCTTTGTGGTTAATTGCACAAGTGGGTCTTTTGTTACTCCAACCCGACAGCGTTGGCTGGATGTACTTTTTCGCCGTTATGGTAGGCATTGGCTTATCTACCGCCTATCTCGTCCCGTGGTCCATGTTTCCCGATGTGGTCGATTACGACGAACTGCTTACTGGCGAACGTCGCGAAGGGATTTTCTACGGTTTTACCGTATTTTTGGAAAAATTGGGGACCGCGATCGCTTTATTTTTGGTAGGTAGAATTCTCGCGATCGCTGGCTTTATCTCCATTCCCCGCGGCGAAACTGCACCCCCGCCACAGCCGGAATCGGCGATGCTGGCTATTCGCTTAATTATCAGTCCCTTACCAGCCATTTTACTAATTTTTGGATTAATTTTAGCTTATTTCTATCCTATTAGCCGGGAAGTTTATCAAGAAATCTATTTGAAACTGATGGCACGCCGCCGGGGAGAGGAGAGAGAATGGGACCTCGGGAGTTGGGATTCTGGAATAGGAAGAAGGAAAAGAAAAAGAAAGTCGTAA
- a CDS encoding EAL domain-containing protein, whose translation MFPKRNRKKFTALKIAFIYLVVSSLWILFSDQLILGITDRVEVTARLQTIKGWVYTLVVTGLLYELIRRSRRSLEQANNLLLNIIEGTPDAIFVKNWQGRYILCNTATAKALNCTTEEVVGKSDRDLFGEAEAQEIVENERSILESGQPQTLEETVQLSQETKTFLSNKYIWRSRQGQPKGIIGIARDITERKQLLEDLRRQTHSLQALSAVTANAISTLELDDLLHVLLQRIAAVIAADAAIIFLYDNGTLYPRCGVGIPERKLERYGQISIRGLANAIATQNQPIYIEDIQRDKRFRAASEKTRSWMGVPLKRNGNFVGVLQIEWHDLHPYSEQEIHLLEITAERCAMAILNAQLYETTKQLQERLQLQIERMPIGCILHDRQMKFTDWNPAAAEIFGYSKSEVLGKHPYELIVPAALQSEVEEIFQTLKSGHFSARSVNKNITKDGHLITCEWHNTSLRDAKGNFTGVLSMVKDITEHQSIQDRMWRYAFYDAVTQLPKTELFLKRLEQMLQEYQNQERGTFALFYLSLDRFQFIKYSLGHNIAKQLCMAVARRLESYSPTPAMLARIEGDEFAIILETVAEHSDAIHICQQIQNELVKPFHLSGHEIFTTASIGVVLSSLPNIDAESFLQAADTAMHSAQIQDTANNYVVFDEQMQAEATRKFQLDLDLRRALDNQELMVYYQPIVSISDRRLSGFEALLRWQHPLQGFISPAEFIPLAEEIGLISSLGMWVLYETCQQIRAWQQAYQISFPLTVSVNISAMQLKQPNFIEQIDSILNTTGIDPQNLKLEITESVLVENTQQIIRILEQLKARKLSICIDDFGTGYSSLSYLHSFPFDTLKIDRSFVRRIGIETESESVMHTIVVLARNLNMEIIAEGIETLEQLAHLQNLGCEYGQGYLFSRPEANSAIAQLLASGNLHL comes from the coding sequence ATGTTTCCCAAACGCAACCGCAAAAAGTTTACGGCGTTGAAAATTGCTTTCATCTACCTAGTGGTAAGCAGTTTGTGGATTTTATTCTCCGACCAGTTAATTTTAGGCATCACCGACCGCGTTGAAGTGACGGCGAGACTGCAAACAATTAAGGGATGGGTCTATACATTAGTGGTCACTGGACTTTTATACGAACTCATTCGTCGGTCGCGGCGATCGCTGGAACAAGCTAATAATTTGCTACTCAATATTATTGAGGGCACTCCTGATGCTATTTTCGTAAAAAATTGGCAAGGTCGCTACATTCTTTGCAATACAGCCACCGCAAAAGCTCTCAACTGCACTACCGAAGAAGTGGTTGGAAAAAGCGATCGCGATTTATTTGGCGAGGCAGAAGCTCAAGAAATTGTCGAAAACGAGCGTTCAATTTTAGAATCTGGTCAGCCACAAACTTTGGAAGAAACCGTACAGCTTTCTCAAGAGACCAAAACTTTTCTCTCTAACAAATATATTTGGCGTTCTCGTCAGGGACAACCCAAAGGAATCATTGGGATTGCCCGCGATATCACCGAACGCAAGCAATTATTAGAAGATTTACGGCGGCAAACCCATTCCCTACAAGCCTTAAGTGCGGTAACTGCTAATGCTATTAGTACGTTAGAATTGGACGATTTGTTGCATGTTTTGTTGCAACGAATTGCGGCTGTGATTGCTGCCGATGCGGCGATTATTTTCCTTTATGACAACGGTACTTTATATCCCCGCTGCGGTGTGGGAATTCCCGAGAGAAAATTAGAAAGATACGGACAAATTTCCATCCGGGGATTAGCCAATGCGATCGCAACGCAAAACCAACCCATTTATATTGAAGATATCCAGCGAGACAAGCGATTCCGTGCTGCTAGCGAAAAAACCCGGTCTTGGATGGGGGTACCTTTAAAAAGAAATGGGAATTTCGTTGGGGTTTTGCAAATTGAGTGGCACGACCTCCATCCCTACAGCGAACAGGAAATTCACCTGTTAGAAATTACCGCCGAACGCTGTGCCATGGCGATTTTAAACGCACAGCTATACGAAACCACCAAACAACTGCAAGAACGCCTGCAACTGCAAATCGAACGCATGCCCATTGGTTGTATTTTACACGATCGCCAAATGAAATTTACCGATTGGAACCCAGCCGCCGCCGAAATTTTTGGGTATTCCAAATCAGAAGTCTTGGGAAAACATCCCTACGAGCTCATTGTTCCGGCTGCTTTACAAAGTGAAGTCGAGGAAATTTTTCAAACCTTGAAATCGGGTCATTTTAGCGCGCGTAGCGTTAATAAAAATATTACCAAAGATGGGCATTTGATTACCTGCGAGTGGCACAATACTTCCCTGCGGGATGCCAAAGGCAATTTTACCGGGGTTTTGTCGATGGTCAAAGATATTACCGAACACCAGAGCATCCAAGACCGCATGTGGCGGTATGCTTTCTACGATGCGGTTACCCAACTTCCCAAGACGGAATTGTTCCTCAAACGGCTGGAACAAATGTTGCAGGAATATCAAAATCAGGAGCGGGGAACGTTTGCTTTATTCTATCTTTCTTTAGACCGGTTTCAATTTATTAAATACAGCCTCGGCCATAATATTGCCAAACAACTTTGTATGGCCGTTGCCAGACGTTTGGAATCCTATTCGCCAACCCCAGCCATGCTGGCTAGAATTGAAGGGGATGAGTTTGCCATAATTTTGGAAACGGTTGCCGAACATAGCGATGCTATTCATATTTGCCAGCAAATTCAAAATGAATTGGTCAAACCGTTTCATCTCTCCGGTCACGAAATTTTTACTACGGCAAGTATTGGGGTGGTTTTGAGTTCGCTTCCCAATATTGATGCCGAAAGTTTTTTGCAAGCTGCCGATACGGCAATGCATAGCGCTCAAATTCAAGATACAGCCAATAATTATGTTGTTTTTGACGAACAAATGCAAGCGGAAGCAACGCGCAAGTTTCAACTCGATTTGGATTTGCGACGTGCTTTAGACAATCAAGAACTCATGGTATACTACCAGCCAATTGTTTCTATAAGCGATCGCCGTTTGAGCGGTTTTGAAGCACTGCTACGCTGGCAACATCCTTTGCAAGGCTTTATTTCGCCGGCAGAGTTTATTCCCCTTGCCGAGGAAATTGGGTTGATTTCTTCGTTGGGAATGTGGGTTTTGTACGAAACTTGCCAGCAAATTAGAGCGTGGCAGCAGGCATATCAAATTTCGTTTCCCCTCACGGTGAGCGTGAATATTTCTGCCATGCAACTCAAGCAGCCTAATTTTATCGAACAAATTGATAGTATTTTAAATACCACTGGCATTGACCCCCAAAATTTAAAATTAGAAATTACGGAAAGTGTTTTGGTGGAAAATACGCAACAGATTATTAGAATTTTAGAGCAGTTGAAGGCACGGAAACTGAGTATTTGTATTGACGATTTTGGGACGGGATATTCTTCTTTGAGCTACCTACATTCGTTTCCTTTCGATACGTTAAAAATCGATCGCTCTTTCGTCAGACGCATTGGTATCGAAACCGAAAGCGAATCGGTCATGCACACGATTGTGGTTTTGGCACGCAATTTAAATATGGAAATTATTGCCGAGGGGATCGAAACATTGGAGCAGTTGGCTCATTTACAAAATTTAGGATGCGAGTACGGTCAGGGGTATCTATTTTCCCGACCGGAAGCTAATTCTGCGATCGCGCAATTGCTGGCTTCGGGAAATTTGCATTTGTAG
- a CDS encoding 16S rRNA (uracil(1498)-N(3))-methyltransferase: protein MQLQRIAIAPSQVRGNTISLTPHQQHYLYRVLRCQRRDRFIAMDGGGNWWLSQLTGDSQAEIVEFLDANNELPVAVTLAAAMPKGSGFEEIVRYSTELGVTRIVPLQSDRTLLQPSAKKRQRWQRIAAEAAEQSERQMIPEITEPLSLAAYCSTVSDTIAISHRLVAVARADVPHLAEMIPVSGEIAIATGPEGGWCDRETICFQEYHFQPVSLGKRILRAVTAPLVALSAIAAACESGK, encoded by the coding sequence ATGCAACTCCAGCGAATCGCGATCGCACCTTCCCAAGTTCGAGGCAATACCATTTCCCTCACTCCCCACCAGCAACATTATTTGTATCGGGTGTTGCGATGCCAACGCCGCGATCGTTTTATTGCTATGGATGGTGGTGGCAATTGGTGGCTTTCCCAACTAACCGGAGACTCGCAAGCGGAAATTGTGGAATTCCTCGATGCCAACAACGAACTACCAGTTGCTGTTACTCTGGCGGCTGCTATGCCGAAGGGAAGTGGGTTTGAAGAAATTGTACGCTACAGCACTGAGTTGGGAGTCACTCGCATCGTTCCCCTACAAAGCGATCGCACTTTGCTGCAACCCAGTGCCAAAAAACGCCAACGTTGGCAGCGGATAGCGGCGGAGGCGGCGGAACAGTCGGAACGCCAAATGATTCCGGAAATCACCGAACCCCTTTCTCTGGCGGCTTATTGTTCCACTGTATCTGATACCATTGCTATATCCCATCGCTTGGTTGCAGTTGCTAGAGCAGATGTTCCCCATTTGGCGGAAATGATACCTGTTTCTGGGGAAATTGCGATCGCCACAGGACCGGAAGGGGGATGGTGCGACAGGGAAACAATCTGTTTCCAAGAATATCATTTTCAGCCAGTTTCCCTTGGAAAAAGAATTTTACGAGCTGTTACGGCACCTTTGGTGGCTTTATCGGCGATCGCGGCGGCTTGCGAATCTGGAAAATAA
- the trmH gene encoding tRNA (guanosine(18)-2'-O)-methyltransferase TrmH yields the protein MNPTRYQKLQQILNQRQPDLTVLAENVKKPHNLSAILRTCDAVGVFEAHAVNPTGGVPTYSSVAQGSQKWVPLRIHADIESAIACLQERNFTLYAAHLSPNQIDYRQIDYTQPTAIVLGTEKFGVSDETASLVDHHIRIPMVGMVQSLNVSVAAATIVFEAMRQRQAAGYYDSCRLDQDTYRQVLFEWSYPEVAERYRKLGKPYPPLNEVGDIVREMA from the coding sequence GTGAACCCTACAAGATACCAAAAACTCCAACAAATCCTCAACCAACGACAACCCGACTTAACCGTTTTAGCGGAGAACGTTAAAAAACCCCATAATTTATCTGCTATTCTGCGTACTTGCGATGCGGTAGGGGTTTTTGAAGCTCATGCCGTCAATCCCACCGGTGGCGTTCCTACTTACAGCAGCGTAGCACAGGGCAGTCAAAAATGGGTCCCTTTACGCATCCATGCCGATATTGAAAGTGCGATCGCGTGTTTGCAAGAACGCAACTTTACCCTGTATGCGGCACATTTATCCCCAAACCAGATAGACTACCGCCAAATTGATTATACCCAACCCACAGCGATCGTGCTGGGAACGGAAAAGTTTGGGGTGAGCGATGAAACTGCCTCTTTGGTGGACCACCACATCCGAATTCCCATGGTGGGTATGGTACAATCGCTCAACGTTTCGGTTGCTGCCGCGACGATCGTGTTTGAAGCCATGCGACAGCGACAAGCCGCCGGCTACTACGACAGCTGTCGTCTTGACCAAGACACCTACCGGCAGGTGTTGTTTGAATGGTCGTATCCCGAAGTTGCCGAACGTTACCGCAAACTCGGCAAACCCTATCCTCCCCTCAATGAAGTGGGAGATATTGTCAGAGAAATGGCGTAA
- a CDS encoding SDR family oxidoreductase, with protein sequence MTATVFITGASQGSGRATAKLFAEKGYNVVLIARQSDRLQATAAELAGSNGQSLAIPTDVTDATQVQTAIAKAWETFSNIDVLVNNAGICLTGTTENTSLEDWHRLMDVNFWGYVHTIDALLPHFLERGTGSIINVGSFGGKMPLPNMTAYCASKYAVTGLTETLHLELEAKGIHVGAVHPGVINSSFMERAVFRSTDENNASEAQERMNAILRSPWVSQPEDIAQAVWQAYQQKRSEVIVGAAFWLTEAYRLFPPLVRGFLGQAR encoded by the coding sequence ATGACTGCTACTGTTTTCATTACGGGTGCTTCCCAAGGCAGCGGCCGGGCCACGGCCAAACTTTTTGCCGAAAAAGGCTACAATGTGGTATTGATTGCCCGACAAAGCGATCGCTTGCAAGCCACCGCCGCAGAACTGGCGGGGAGTAACGGTCAATCCCTTGCCATTCCCACCGATGTCACCGATGCCACCCAAGTGCAAACTGCGATCGCCAAAGCTTGGGAAACTTTTTCCAACATTGATGTATTGGTTAACAATGCCGGAATTTGCCTGACGGGAACCACGGAAAACACCTCCCTGGAAGATTGGCATCGGTTGATGGATGTGAATTTTTGGGGATATGTGCATACCATTGATGCCTTACTGCCTCACTTTTTGGAACGGGGAACCGGCAGCATTATCAATGTGGGTTCCTTTGGCGGCAAAATGCCACTCCCCAATATGACCGCTTACTGTGCCAGCAAATACGCCGTGACGGGATTGACCGAAACTTTGCATCTGGAATTGGAGGCGAAAGGCATCCACGTGGGTGCGGTTCATCCCGGGGTAATCAATAGTAGTTTTATGGAACGTGCCGTATTTCGTTCTACCGATGAAAACAATGCTAGCGAGGCACAGGAAAGAATGAATGCTATTTTGCGATCGCCTTGGGTCAGCCAGCCGGAAGATATCGCACAGGCGGTTTGGCAAGCCTACCAACAAAAACGCAGCGAAGTGATTGTGGGTGCTGCTTTTTGGCTAACAGAAGCCTACCGGTTGTTTCCGCCGCTGGTGCGTGGTTTCCTCGGTCAGGCTCGCTAG
- a CDS encoding cation diffusion facilitator family transporter produces the protein MVTDNRFQVRRVLLVTLALNILVMAIKATIGLLTGSLSLLADALHSITDSANNILGLVANHFATPKPDREHPYGHQKFDAIGALGVAAFLGIACFEILKGAIDRLLTGTQEISITASHLWLLLVVLGVNIFVAFYERSVGQKIGSSILIADAKHTMGDVWVTMIVIGGLVGIWSARNVDLPQLQWLDVLLAFPVALLVFQSGWDVVRENLPWLVDEIAIAPEAIYEEVMQVRGVRNCHAIASRGIVGRQVFIEMHLIVNANDVETAHQITEAVEDRLEQRYAPVRTIIHVEPPEYMSQYISYDADPGHK, from the coding sequence GTGGTCACCGACAATCGTTTTCAAGTTCGTCGCGTTTTGCTGGTCACCCTAGCATTGAACATTTTGGTCATGGCAATCAAAGCAACCATTGGCTTGCTGACCGGTTCCCTCAGCTTGCTAGCCGATGCCTTGCACAGCATCACCGACAGTGCCAACAACATTTTGGGATTGGTCGCCAACCACTTTGCCACCCCCAAGCCAGACCGGGAACATCCCTACGGTCACCAAAAATTTGATGCCATTGGTGCTTTGGGAGTGGCGGCTTTTTTGGGAATCGCCTGTTTTGAAATTCTCAAAGGTGCCATCGATCGGCTTCTAACTGGCACCCAGGAAATTTCCATTACAGCCTCCCACCTGTGGTTGTTGTTAGTAGTATTGGGGGTCAATATTTTTGTAGCATTTTACGAGCGTTCTGTGGGGCAGAAGATTGGTAGCAGCATCCTGATTGCCGACGCCAAGCATACCATGGGAGATGTTTGGGTCACCATGATTGTTATTGGTGGTTTGGTAGGCATTTGGTCGGCAAGGAATGTCGATCTTCCCCAGTTGCAATGGCTGGATGTGTTGCTAGCGTTCCCCGTGGCGTTGTTGGTTTTTCAAAGCGGCTGGGATGTGGTCAGAGAAAATTTACCCTGGCTGGTGGATGAAATCGCGATCGCACCGGAAGCCATTTACGAAGAAGTGATGCAGGTTCGGGGAGTTCGCAACTGCCACGCGATCGCCTCTCGCGGCATCGTCGGTCGTCAGGTCTTTATCGAAATGCATTTAATCGTCAATGCCAATGACGTAGAAACGGCTCACCAAATCACCGAAGCTGTGGAAGATAGACTGGAACAGCGATACGCACCGGTACGCACCATCATCCACGTGGAACCCCCAGAATACATGTCGCAGTATATCAGCTACGACGCCGACCCCGGACACAAATAG
- the cpdA gene encoding 3',5'-cyclic-AMP phosphodiesterase, which translates to MNPNSHSALVAVQITDTHLFASESQKLKGVNTAKSLQTVLHGVQQLQPKPDMLLLTGDLSQDETMDSYQRLYDAIAPLQIPTYWLAGNHDCFAAMQPILSQPPFHPQKSFQLGGWQFLLLPSQVPGWVGGKLSADTLTWLDRELQQCRDRPTLVAVHHPPFLVNTTWVDGSTLENPEEFWQVLDKYPQVRLAIAGHIHQEFAAERQGVQYLATPSTCIQFAPFKEPFSSDRQQPGFRVFYFYPDGTWHTQVQRVRYAAVT; encoded by the coding sequence ATGAATCCCAATTCCCATTCCGCTCTAGTGGCAGTGCAAATTACCGACACCCACCTGTTTGCCAGCGAATCTCAAAAACTCAAAGGCGTCAACACGGCCAAATCCCTACAAACTGTACTCCATGGCGTGCAGCAGTTGCAACCAAAACCCGATATGCTACTGCTAACCGGGGATTTATCCCAAGACGAAACCATGGACTCTTACCAGCGATTGTACGACGCGATCGCGCCATTGCAGATTCCCACTTACTGGTTGGCTGGAAATCACGACTGTTTTGCCGCCATGCAACCGATTCTCTCCCAACCTCCCTTTCACCCGCAAAAATCTTTTCAACTGGGAGGTTGGCAGTTCCTGTTGTTGCCTTCACAGGTGCCTGGTTGGGTAGGTGGCAAACTCTCCGCCGATACCCTGACGTGGCTGGATCGGGAATTGCAACAATGTCGCGATCGCCCTACCCTGGTAGCTGTACACCATCCGCCGTTTCTGGTCAACACCACTTGGGTGGATGGCAGTACCTTGGAAAATCCAGAGGAATTCTGGCAAGTGCTTGACAAATACCCGCAAGTACGTTTAGCGATCGCCGGACATATCCATCAGGAGTTTGCTGCCGAACGTCAAGGCGTACAGTATCTAGCTACGCCTTCTACCTGCATTCAGTTTGCTCCCTTTAAAGAACCCTTTTCCAGCGATCGCCAACAACCGGGATTTCGGGTTTTCTATTTTTACCCGGATGGCACTTGGCATACCCAAGTGCAAAGAGTACGATACGCAGCAGTTACCTAG
- the cofG gene encoding 7,8-didemethyl-8-hydroxy-5-deazariboflavin synthase subunit CofG: MANTISYSPAYTIVPTYECFNRCSYCNFRTEPGKDKWLELSQARNLLRSQQNRGTLEVLLLSGEVHPNSQQRPAWFSRIYDLCVLAAEMGFFPHTNVGPLHREEMAKLRQVNVSMGLMLEQMTPKLLETVHRYAPSKIPQVRRQQLEWAGELQIPFTTGLLLGIGESEEDWWETLETIATLHCRWGHIQEVILQPHTQGTRQIWQENTFPIYQQLPEIVSKAREILPENMTIQIPPNLVLQPQILLDCLQAGARDLGGIGPTDEVNPDYPHPHRRQLQEILEPAGWQLQPRLPVYPQYDGWLPQWFRIPVSRWRERVAADCAIAEHAFDRRKNL, encoded by the coding sequence ATGGCGAATACGATCTCGTACAGTCCTGCTTATACGATTGTGCCTACCTACGAATGTTTCAATCGCTGTAGCTACTGCAATTTTCGCACCGAACCGGGGAAAGATAAATGGTTGGAACTTTCCCAGGCGAGGAATTTATTGCGATCGCAGCAAAATAGAGGTACGTTAGAAGTTTTACTCCTCAGCGGCGAAGTTCACCCCAACAGCCAGCAACGACCGGCTTGGTTTAGCAGAATTTACGACCTGTGCGTGTTAGCGGCGGAAATGGGATTTTTTCCCCATACCAATGTGGGGCCTTTGCATCGCGAAGAAATGGCGAAATTGCGGCAGGTGAACGTGTCTATGGGGTTGATGTTGGAACAAATGACCCCGAAATTGCTAGAAACCGTACATCGCTACGCGCCTAGCAAAATTCCCCAAGTGCGCCGGCAGCAGCTAGAATGGGCTGGGGAGTTGCAAATTCCATTTACAACGGGATTGTTGTTGGGAATTGGTGAGTCTGAGGAAGATTGGTGGGAAACGTTGGAAACCATTGCCACTTTGCATTGCCGTTGGGGTCACATTCAAGAAGTAATTTTGCAACCGCATACCCAAGGAACCCGTCAAATTTGGCAGGAAAATACGTTTCCTATTTACCAGCAATTGCCAGAAATTGTCAGCAAAGCACGGGAAATTTTACCAGAGAATATGACGATTCAAATTCCGCCGAATTTGGTTTTGCAGCCGCAAATTTTACTGGATTGCTTGCAAGCAGGCGCGCGGGATTTGGGGGGGATTGGACCTACCGATGAGGTAAATCCTGACTATCCCCATCCCCACCGGCGGCAGTTGCAGGAAATTCTGGAACCGGCTGGCTGGCAGTTGCAACCGCGTTTGCCGGTGTATCCCCAATACGATGGTTGGCTTCCCCAATGGTTCCGTATCCCTGTAAGTCGGTGGCGGGAACGGGTGGCGGCAGACTGTGCGATCGCGGAGCATGCTTTCGATCGCCGAAAAAATTTGTAA
- a CDS encoding efflux RND transporter periplasmic adaptor subunit, with translation MGIPMAIKLTKKHGMRWLLGSAILAGISLGGWGIYVWQIRHTSQTVVARVLQVKKDTVEEVVNENGTVKLGGQQTLKAPIEGIVKEVLVDAGDRVNRGNLLIVLADVDQQSQLEKQELEIAKHQITLENQRQKGREAQQKLENAQAKLQTLQAGNSEYHRELREKQLEIAQQKRKIDNQVQTVREAKADLANAERKRQNAQTLLDKEFISEDSYFDTEKNVRDARARLRSQEITLEEEKINLQKQRLNVEDIQQTIQEKLREAREQVASAKTNLQQAQVELETSLLKQEELMLKRQELLSEQQKRRIRAPFAGVVLDVKTLAEDVVSQEDELVILGNPQQEVVELQLPIFTASQVEPNQQARINKIGPQMETFSGKIEHIALLADSDNNNSESSGKIPVTIQLDKPTGELIPGSQVSVEIVVQQRQDVVAVPTEAVMAMGSEKPFVWLQDEQNQLQQQPIEIGMEGLTKVEVKEGLQIGDRIVLPTPDMNLEPGMLVAAKPKPKPSESEQE, from the coding sequence GTGGGAATACCAATGGCCATCAAACTCACCAAAAAACATGGCATGCGTTGGTTGTTAGGATCGGCTATCCTCGCTGGCATTAGTCTGGGAGGTTGGGGAATTTATGTTTGGCAAATTCGCCATACCAGCCAGACGGTTGTCGCTCGCGTGTTGCAAGTCAAAAAAGATACCGTCGAAGAAGTGGTTAATGAAAACGGTACCGTAAAATTAGGCGGACAGCAAACCCTCAAGGCCCCCATCGAAGGAATTGTCAAGGAAGTATTGGTGGATGCTGGCGATCGCGTCAACCGCGGCAATTTACTAATTGTTTTAGCCGATGTGGACCAACAAAGCCAACTAGAAAAACAAGAATTAGAAATCGCCAAACACCAGATAACCTTAGAAAACCAACGCCAAAAAGGAAGGGAAGCACAACAAAAGCTAGAAAACGCTCAAGCCAAACTTCAAACTTTACAAGCCGGAAACAGCGAATACCACCGCGAATTGCGGGAAAAACAGTTAGAAATCGCACAACAAAAGCGGAAAATCGATAACCAAGTACAAACCGTTCGAGAAGCCAAAGCCGACCTTGCCAACGCAGAACGAAAACGACAAAACGCCCAAACCTTGTTAGACAAAGAATTTATCTCCGAGGATAGTTATTTCGACACAGAAAAAAACGTACGCGACGCACGCGCTCGCCTGCGCAGCCAAGAAATTACCTTAGAAGAAGAAAAAATAAATTTGCAAAAACAGCGTTTGAATGTAGAAGACATCCAGCAAACCATCCAAGAAAAGCTACGAGAAGCGCGCGAACAGGTAGCAAGTGCAAAAACAAATCTGCAGCAAGCCCAAGTCGAGCTAGAAACCAGTCTGCTCAAGCAAGAAGAATTGATGTTAAAACGCCAAGAACTCTTGTCAGAACAACAAAAACGTCGCATTCGAGCGCCTTTTGCCGGCGTTGTATTGGATGTGAAAACCCTTGCGGAGGACGTAGTTTCCCAGGAAGACGAATTGGTGATTTTGGGAAATCCCCAACAGGAAGTTGTCGAACTACAGTTACCTATCTTCACAGCCAGCCAAGTAGAACCCAACCAACAGGCTCGCATTAACAAGATTGGTCCGCAAATGGAAACGTTTTCTGGCAAAATCGAGCATATTGCCTTGTTAGCCGACAGCGATAATAATAACAGCGAGTCTTCTGGTAAAATACCCGTAACAATTCAGTTAGATAAGCCAACGGGAGAATTAATTCCTGGATCTCAAGTAAGTGTAGAAATTGTGGTGCAACAACGTCAGGATGTGGTTGCCGTTCCCACAGAAGCTGTGATGGCAATGGGTTCGGAGAAACCGTTTGTCTGGCTGCAAGACGAACAAAACCAATTGCAACAACAACCCATTGAAATTGGTATGGAAGGATTGACCAAAGTAGAAGTCAAGGAGGGGTTGCAAATTGGCGATCGCATTGTTCTTCCCACACCGGATATGAATTTGGAACCGGGAATGTTGGTGGCAGCCAAACCAAAACCAAAACCATCGGAATCAGAACAGGAGTGA